CATAagtgtgaaaataaatattttttttttacataaaaactaatgcaacttttgaaatattcattctATTGTTTTGTGCATAGTCTCGTCCAATTTCATGAGGAAAAATAGACAGAAAACAATGGCGTTCTTGTTCAAATATCTATTCTattgttcaacttttaaattgcacacaatatgaaaaaaaaaaacttacaacttcaaaaaaaaaaatttctttcaaaatttatctcaCTCAATgcagtataaaaattttcccCTAAGAATGTACCTTACATGTTCAAATAGTCCTTACataaccaggggtctgtctaggtttttctgtgaggcacctattttgtgaaaatgtagacataatttgtgaaaattaaaaattatattaagaaatcgACAAAAGAAAGtggtaaaaatatggtttatcgtttcttacgggacacaaaaataaaattttaagaaaaagtatttttccccCAGTTGAaattgtgaaggtaccgctaaatggtagtaaatttgaCCTGGGGCAGACCTCTGATAACAAAGTTAAAAGTTGACAACAGTCATGTCAAAAATAGTCTCTTGGATActaaagagcaataaaaaatacagtccTTTGAATACATATCAGtctcaatgtatttttaagtatataaaacaaaacaaaattgcacTTGCAAAGACTTTATTAAAccaaaagtataaaaagaaaaatcaaaaaattattcatcaattttattgttgattaaACGAACAAATGGCATAAAATCAATGTTAAAGTAAGCTTCGATCACCCTATTTATCATTTCAGACAATAAACTATCGTTGTACCCAATCTGAGCTGCACAGGCTGAAATAGCAAActcaaaatgattattttccCTACACCCTTGAAAATACTCAAACGGAATCTTAACATCTTGGCGCTGGCATAAttgattgttataaaaaaaggtaaacttCTCCTCCCCTTCCAAATTGCAATACAGGCCAGCAACGGGCTGTTTGTTATCCCTCGAAACGATCGTTCTGAAGTTAAAAACTATATTCCTCTTCTCCGCAACATCGATAGCGCTCAAAAACTTCTGACCGACGTAAATCAGGTTCGTCCAGCTGTTAACCTTCCCGTTTCGAGTGTCCTTCACGGACCACTTCAGGTAATTCCTGCCTTCGTCCACCTCGTAGCAGTACTCCTTTTTAGATTTGGCAGTCTCACTCGACAAAAACCAACCTGTATTGGGGTAGAGGCCGTCGGCCATGACTACCACTGGAATGTTGACATGATAACCGGGGTCTAACAAAATGTAACCCTCCCTCTCCTCCACCATGATCCTCACGACCACCAAGACGTGCTCCTTCACGCTGCAGTTGAGGGACGAAGGGGTGCACCTCACATAAGAATCAACGTCTACGATCATCTCCTCACAGGATGCAAGAAACAAAGAAGACTTCAACTCGGGGTAACACACATCGAGAACGGATCTCATACTATCTATCAAAGAATAACCTAACCCGACGCATGAAAGACTCTCGGGAAGTACAGAGGGCTGATAGCTATGATAGAATTCCTCCAGAGGGCGCGCCTGCTTGACGAAGGCATCATAGAATGCCAGAAAGCTACCAACAGTGTTGTAAGGGTGACATCTCAGCTCCGATTCGAGTATATCACCCAGCTCTTTCAAGAAGATTTTCAATGTTACAAATGATGAGAACTCCAGGTGTTCTGGTTCACATCCCCATTGTGCCGGTGGCAAAGGTTGCTCATTGTCAGctctttctttaaaagatttgtCTGGGTttacctaaaatttaaataattatcagttaGCTCTTGCCAATCAAATCTGGTTTATTTTAATGGGAAATTGTTATCCTAATGTTTCTGACaacattttcttacattttttaagtacaaaaatttttacaacataacttattaatatgatttaaatttattgatgatttgatTCTTTTTGATTGTAAtggttttgatttaattaaagatatttatcctaaaatacttaatttttaataaagaataactcAGATGTTAAAGAAGCCAATTTTTTAGATATCGATAATACAATTCATAAAGATGACACTTTAATGGAATTATATGacaaaaaaagagattttaagtttaaaaattattagtttgacacattttaattccaacttatactttaaaatttttaaaaatattaaaaaattcctaggttcaaatttatttctaataataaaacagattttctttcattaagaACTTCAGAATTACTTtggataaataattttcctttcaattattgtaattataattgtttaaattcaaaatgtctcAGACAAGTTCAATTAATTTGGTTGACATTGAAGCTTGCATAAGTAGACCTATGAGgcgtaaaatagaatttttagttCCACATGAATATAACAGCACTTAATTTTCCTGATTCAGGAATTTTGcctttttcaagtttttttcgaAAGAGGTCCGcactgttattatttaatttcattttaatgtttaatgaaaatttacattattttggtttttctaACTGTAACTTCCTCTTTGTATTTCTCATATGTAGATGTGTCagtctaagttttttttcttttttcggtGCAATTTTGACTTGTGCAACTGTGTGTGTCACCGGATTTTCGCACAACAGAAAGGGTTTAGCATGCTGGCAAAGCAGTGCGTCCCCTGATGAAGGCCGTTGCTAACATGCGTATCTTTAgattttacttgaatttaaattcgcacattttcatttatattgtttaattaaaacaattctggtatttagcatttttcaattttgactttctgcttttaaattaaattttgttaatttttgtttaattctaattttatactttgaacggataagaaactaatatttaactttgagCTGTTTTaccaaaagaattttctttcttctgcTCAAAATCTTTCAAGAATCAACGATAGTATCTACACTAatcttactaaaaataattagaacacCTAAAATGTTCAGCTTGAATAGTGATAGcttttcagtaaaaatgtaaaacttggGAGGCAGTTCAAAAATATACCTctcaaataattaagtttaaaaacacacatattttttctacaaaatataaatataattacctCATCTTTGGTTGAACATGTTCTGTCAGGTAGAATCAACTCTGTCTCGAATTCtttgctgtaaaataattttaaatatgtttattatcaAAGTTTAATATGCaggtcaataattttaaatatgcaggTATCAACTCTAGCTATCAGTAATCAGAAATACAACAGCTTAGAAATATATACAGTTTGCATagatgaaattcaaattaatggaGCCTTACGACATACTACTTAATTCCATATAGgtatataatattgataaactCTTGCAcgaatttactattaaataaataaaaaaagtaaaatttagataaaagtaattaattaaaaatcacacaaCACTGACATTCTATATCccattttccaaattaaaatgattatgaaaaattaatgattcaatttttggttgaattaaaactattttttttctttgtcctATAAGTTTTTGCTTGTGGCATTTCAGAATTGAGTTTTAATGTTGTTAGAACTGTTTAAGGatacaagaaataataaaaattatcgtacATCAGCCGCGAACAACAAAATTTTGGCAACTGAAGggggagaaaaaatttaaaaagattttgaaaatttatgtttcattttagcTTCTGAAACCAACAATGCATAGGTCATGAATTTTTTGACACTGACTTCAGCTCAAAAAAACTGCTAAAACAGTCACGGCATCAAATAAATCATCAGATCCATTCCTTAATTTTGAAACGAACTAATTTCAGAActgtttgtaataaaataaaagaacaagtGCATCACATGCGTAATAAAATGGGGAGATATAGATGAAGAAAGATTCCaagctaaataatttatatctagACGATTCTCCAATGAAGTCTTTCGAAACAGTAAATAATCCAAGTAAg
The nucleotide sequence above comes from Parasteatoda tepidariorum isolate YZ-2023 chromosome 6, CAS_Ptep_4.0, whole genome shotgun sequence. Encoded proteins:
- the LOC107439161 gene encoding uncharacterized protein; the encoded protein is MRSVLDVCYPELKSSLFLASCEEMIVDVDSYVRCTPSSLNCSVKEHVLVVVRIMVEEREGYILLDPGYHVNIPVVVMADGLYPNTGWFLSSETAKSKKEYCYEVDEGRNYLKWSVKDTRNGKVNSWTNLIYVGQKFLSAIDVAEKRNIVFNFRTIVSRDNKQPVAGLYCNLEGEEKFTFFYNNQLCQRQDVKIPFEYFQGCRENNHFEFAISACAAQIGYNDSLLSEMINRVIEAYFNIDFMPFVRLINNKIDE